Genomic segment of Paenibacillus sp. FSL R5-0623:
GATCGCATACTGCCCAAATCTATAGATGAAAAATACTGGCACGCCATCATCAACAACGATAATTCTTATGATGGAACGTTCTTTTACGGTGTGCAGACAACGGGTATCTTTTGCCGACCTTCCTGTAAGTCCAGAGCACCCAAAGCTGAAAATGTGCTGATATTTCAACATGTTGAAGAAGCATTGGTACGAAAGTTCAGACCCTGCAAACGTTGTAAACCTACAGGCGAGCGGGTACCTGATCAGGAGTGGATATACGGAATCACGGATTACATCGAACATCATTACGCCGAACCTCTAACCTTGGATGTCCTTGCCACTGTAAGTCATGGCAGTCCTTATCATCTGCATCGTGTGTTCAAGCGGATTACAGGCCGCACACCGGTTCAATATATTCAGGAAAAAAGAATCACTGAAGCTCGGAAGTTGCTTGAACATACCGGACATACCGTTACCGATGTTGGACGCCATGTCGGTATACCTAACTCAGCTTATTTTATTACTGTATTTCGCAAACACACAGGTCTCACACCTGCACACTACCGCGAAAGGCATGAGAACTTATGAAGACGAATCTTACTTACAAAGTACCCAAAACGTTACTCAACAAGGGAACAGGGTTCCTTAATGGATATACACATACGCTGAATCCTTACACAGGCTGCGCCTTCGGTTGTTCCTATTGTTATGTCAGACAGATGCCTGTCTCCTTATTTCGCAAAGAGGATTGGGGGAGCTGG
This window contains:
- a CDS encoding bifunctional transcriptional activator/DNA repair enzyme AdaA, with product MESPDQDRILPKSIDEKYWHAIINNDNSYDGTFFYGVQTTGIFCRPSCKSRAPKAENVLIFQHVEEALVRKFRPCKRCKPTGERVPDQEWIYGITDYIEHHYAEPLTLDVLATVSHGSPYHLHRVFKRITGRTPVQYIQEKRITEARKLLEHTGHTVTDVGRHVGIPNSAYFITVFRKHTGLTPAHYRERHENL